The DNA sequence CAGGATAATAGTTTAGATAATTACTTTCGGGTGGCCCGTGGCCGATCTCAGCCACAGGAATGCTGCGCTGCCTCCCATGGACAATCGGGTGAGAGTCAGGCAGGAGAGATGACAAAATGGTTTAATACTAACTATCATTACATCGTTCCGGAGTTTGATGCGCAGACAACTTTCTTGTTAAATGCCAAGCAGCTGCTGCTACAAATTGAAGCGCTGCAGAAGATTAATAAAAACGTTAAACCGGTGATCATCGGCCCAGTAACCTATCTGTGGTTAGGCAAAGAAAAAGATAACAGCCAAAAACTCACGCTACTGCCAGAATTGCTGGAAGTTTACGCTGAATTATTGGCATTATTTGCAGAAAAAAATATTACCTGGGTGCAAATCGACGAGCCTATTTTAGTTTTAGAAATCCCTAAGCAATGGCAGGAAGCACTGCAGAGTAGTTATCAGAAATTGGGCCAATCCAAGGTTAAGCTTCTTTTAACCACTTATTTTGGCGAGCTTAAGAATAACTTAAAACTGGCCTGTGAACTGCCCATTGCAGGTTTACACCTTGATGCGGTTAATGCGCCACATGAAATAGATTCTGCGATAGATTATTTAGGGACTGATAAAATATTATCTCTGGGTATTATCAATGCGTGTAATATTTGGAAAACAGATCTTAATCAAACGTTAAATCAATTGCTTCCGATACATCAGAAATTACAGGACAGGTTGTGGCTGGCACCCAGTTCATCATTATTACATGTCCCCATCGATCTAAATAATGAAGACAAACTTGATTACGAAGTTAAATCCTGGCTGGCTTTTGCGGTTCAAAAATTACAGGAATTAAGCTTAATTGGCCGGGCTTTAAATGACGGTTTAAGCAGCGTTGAAGCGGCCTTTACTTATAATAAACTCTGTATTGAAAATCGTCGTCAAAGCCCTCAAGTCCACAAACAAGATATTAAAAGCAAAGTGCTTAATATCACGCCTGAATTAGGGCAGCGTAACTTGGCTATAAAGCAACGGGAAGCTTTACAGCAATCCTATTTAAATTTACCCAGCTATCCGACCACAACCATAGGATCTTTCCCGCAAACCAGTGATATTCGGCAATTACGTCAGGCCAAACGTTTAGGAGATATCAATGAAGAACAATATAAAAAAAGCATTAAAGAATCCATTGAATTTTGTATTAATGAGCAAGATCAGCTTGGCCTGGATGTCTTAGTGCACGGTGAAGCCGAACGGAATGATATGGTTGAATACTTCGGAGAGCTTCTTGACGGTTTTGTTTTCACCCAATTTGCCTGGGTGCAATCCTATGGTTCCCGCTGCGTTAAACCGCCGATTTTATTTGGTGATGTTTCACGTCCTAAGGCAATGACCGTTGAATGGTCAAGCTACGCACAATCTCTGACTGAGAAAAAGGTAAAAGGCATGCTTACGGGTCCGGTCACTATTTTAAACTGGTCTTTTGTGCGTGATGACCAGCCTCTGCAGACCACCTGTATGCAGATTGCGCTGGCCATTCGCGAGGAAGTGCTTGATTTAGAAAAGGCAGGGATTAATATTATCCAGATTGATGAAGCGGCGCTGCGTGAAAAATTACCACTGCATCGCTCCCAATGGCAGCAATATTTAAACTGGGCAATCGCAGCCTTTCGACTCTGTGCTAACGGTGTTAATGATAAAACCCAGATTCACACCCACATGTGTTATTCCGAGTTTAACGATATTATTGCGGCAATAGCACAAATGGATGCCGATGTCATTACCATTGAAACCTCTCGCTCGGATATGGTTTTATTAGATGTTTTTGAAGCGTTTAGTTACCCTAATGGGATAGGACCCGGCGTTTATGATATCCATTCTCCCAACATACCCGATGTTGAGCAGATGGTAAGTTTAATGAAAAAAGCAGCCCTGCGTATTCCGGCAGAGCAGCTTTGGGTTAATCCTGATTGCGGTTTAAAAACAAGGCGCTGGGAAGAGGTTAAACCTGCATTACTAAACATGGTTGCAGCAGCCAAAAAACTGCGCGCCAGTTAATAAAAATAGCCATAAGCTGTGAATAAAGAGGGTGAAAAGATTGCTGTTATCAACGCTAATCTCTTCACCCTTTTTGGGTATTATTTTAAACCAGCGGCGCTAAATCAGCCGGGCGGTAATAAACAGACTTTAAGACCTTACCTTGACGTATTTTCTTATCCGACAATTGCACATCCTGTGCGCATTTGGCGATAATAAAATTCCCCTTAATGCTATCAACCAATTCAATTCCCTGATCCGCATAAAATTGCTCGGTTTCTTGATATTCTTGGGCGCTGCGGCAGACTTTGCTCATATTGCTTGAATGCACTTCGTCCCAACAAGGTAAAAAATTAATCTTAAGCTGTTTGGCGACATTTAAAAAAAGATCAATCAAATAGCTGATCTCAATATGATCACTCGCCCCGGTTATGCCCCGGTGGACTAAGCGTCCCATCAGAACATAAATACTGTCCACAATCGCATCAGCTTGTTCAATTTTACAATCGGCCTGGGCCAATTCCGTTAATTCTTCAATAATTAACGAA is a window from the Psychromonas ingrahamii 37 genome containing:
- the metE gene encoding 5-methyltetrahydropteroyltriglutamate--homocysteine S-methyltransferase codes for the protein MAKLHHLGFPRIGNKRQLKFALEKFWGGELSEQQLQTSAADLRQQNWLDQQDLALDLYTVGDFSLYDQVLDMSFLVGNIPSRAKQSEQDNSLDNYFRVARGRSQPQECCAASHGQSGESQAGEMTKWFNTNYHYIVPEFDAQTTFLLNAKQLLLQIEALQKINKNVKPVIIGPVTYLWLGKEKDNSQKLTLLPELLEVYAELLALFAEKNITWVQIDEPILVLEIPKQWQEALQSSYQKLGQSKVKLLLTTYFGELKNNLKLACELPIAGLHLDAVNAPHEIDSAIDYLGTDKILSLGIINACNIWKTDLNQTLNQLLPIHQKLQDRLWLAPSSSLLHVPIDLNNEDKLDYEVKSWLAFAVQKLQELSLIGRALNDGLSSVEAAFTYNKLCIENRRQSPQVHKQDIKSKVLNITPELGQRNLAIKQREALQQSYLNLPSYPTTTIGSFPQTSDIRQLRQAKRLGDINEEQYKKSIKESIEFCINEQDQLGLDVLVHGEAERNDMVEYFGELLDGFVFTQFAWVQSYGSRCVKPPILFGDVSRPKAMTVEWSSYAQSLTEKKVKGMLTGPVTILNWSFVRDDQPLQTTCMQIALAIREEVLDLEKAGINIIQIDEAALREKLPLHRSQWQQYLNWAIAAFRLCANGVNDKTQIHTHMCYSEFNDIIAAIAQMDADVITIETSRSDMVLLDVFEAFSYPNGIGPGVYDIHSPNIPDVEQMVSLMKKAALRIPAEQLWVNPDCGLKTRRWEEVKPALLNMVAAAKKLRAS
- a CDS encoding nucleoside triphosphate pyrophosphohydrolase family protein, with product MQLSLLTQPIYDHLYADIEQFRQTFDLPCNDLSSLDVQADALHTSLIIEELTELAQADCKIEQADAIVDSIYVLMGRLVHRGITGASDHIEISYLIDLFLNVAKQLKINFLPCWDEVHSSNMSKVCRSAQEYQETEQFYADQGIELVDSIKGNFIIAKCAQDVQLSDKKIRQGKVLKSVYYRPADLAPLV